The Quercus lobata isolate SW786 chromosome 4, ValleyOak3.0 Primary Assembly, whole genome shotgun sequence genome segment GAAAACCGATCTCTTTCCCCACTATTTGGCTTTCACCTTCTactatctctctttcttgacTTCGGATATGTGAAACCATCTCCGCCTTGAACCGaatctctttcttcttccacTATTTGCCCTTCACTTCCCGCGTAATTCTGCTATTCCGTTACGTTATGTAACGAAGTCAAAGTCGACAGAACACCTTCTGATCCCGGAAGTtagctttcttccttctttgcCTGAATCTTTCAAGAATCCGCCGAGATACTTGAAAAGCTGAATACCGTCTCTTTCATTCGTGGTCGTATATGCCTTTTACTTCGCCGTCTTTCACGAAAATGGATTACAGCTGGAACCTGGTGAAAGGGGATATTGAGCGGCTGGAATCGCTTTTTTCCTCTTTATCCGGAATCTTTGGAGAGcagaaaattgttaaattacaaGGCTGTAAAGTTCAGATGTTTCCTTTGTCCAGATTATTAGAAATCTATGGAGAACAGGAGGAATTTCTTTTCGAATTCTTGGAAGAACAGATAATCTACTATGAATGGCTGAAGAAGTCGGTGGAGTCGGAGAAATTGTTGAAGACACTTGCTGAGATGGTCGATAATTTTGAGAAGCGGTACAAAGTTGATGATAAGGAGAAGCAGGACGAGGGAGGTGCGCTTGATGATGAGGAGAAGCAGCATGAGAGAAGCGTGCTTGAAGTGAAGAAGCACGAGAGAATTATGCTTGAACTGTGGCTCGAGGAGCTTCAGGAAGCTGTCTTTAATACAGAGGATCTCGTGGATAAGATTCACACTGAAGCTTTGAGACACAAGTTGGATGGACAATTATCTGAAAAGATGGAGGACATCCGTCGCTGTATAGAATCCTATGTGAAGGCAGGAGATGTACTCGGATTGGCTGGACGAACATATAAAATCGAGCAACTGGAGAGTCAAAAGCAACCTCTAGATCCAACAgactatatttattttgtagatGAGTCAGATCCAACagattatatttgttttgtagaTGATTCTGAGGTATTCGGTATGGATTgtgataaagaagaaattattaaGCTCTTGCTGTCAGATGATGCAAATGATAAACAGTTGCCTGTGATTTCCATAGTGGGCAATGGTAGGATAGGGAAAACCACTCTTGCTAGGCTTGTTTACAACGAGCAGAGACTAAGCCACCATTTTGACGGGAAGGCCTGGGTTGACGTTCCAGATGATTTCAACTGGGTGATAAAGTCAATTTTGAAATTCCTCACTTGGCAGTATAAGGATCTCAAGGAAAAGTATAATGATCCCGACAAACTAGAGTTGGATCAACTTGGATTTGAATTGCAGAATTACCTTAAGGGGAAGAGATTTCTACTTGTTCTTGATGGTGCGAAACGGATTCCTAGTTCTAAAGGATGGGAGGCCTTACGATCTGCTTTCAAATTTGCCGCAAATGGAAGTCGTATTATTGTGACAACGCGCAACAAAGTTATTGCATCAACGAAGTATGCTGTCAGAACTTATTATATGGAGCCATTATCAGAGGAAAAATGTTGGCtgatatttgcaaaatttgctTTTGGAGACCAAAACCCTACTTCAGATACACAACTAGAAGTTATTGGCAAAGAAATTGTGCAGATGTGTCACGGCTTGTCTTCATCAGTGAGAATACTTGGGTATCTCTTGCGTTTTAAGCTACAACAGGAGGAGTGGGAAGCTATACTTAAGCGCCTGAAGCCTTCGTCAGATTCAAGGGAAAATGTTCACGTTGTCCCTAATTTCAGACTTCTTGAAGATCTAAAGCGATGCCTTGCATATTGTTCCATATTTCCCCCAGATTATGAATTTGAGATGGAGAAGTTAGTCCTCTTATGTATGGCAGAAGGTTTTCTGAAACCGCGCTCAATATGGAAAACAGTGAAAGAGGTTAGTAATATCATTGAATTGGAGCCTTTTTTTCAGAAATCAAGTCGCAATGAATCAAGTTTCCGGATGTGTATGAATAACTTGGCTGCTTATGTGTCTACGAGGTATTGTTTCAGATTGGAGGATAATCATCCTTCTGAAATGCCTTTAAATACTCGGTATTTGTCACTTGTTGGCGGCAAATATGAAAATTCAGTGATATTTGAGGCCATAGATAGAGCCAAACGTTTAAGGACTTTTTTGCCACTTGATCATGAATCACGTCATTTACGTGCTACTGAACTGCAGAATTTGTTGTCCAAACTGCAATTTTTACGAGTGCTATCTTTATCTCATTACCATATCACTGAGATACCTGATTCAATTGGCAATTTGGAGCATTTACGGTACATTGATCTCTCTCACACTCCAATTAAGAGATTACCTGAATCGGTTTGTGAACTCTACAATTTACAATCATTGATATTGTCGAATTGTCATTCTCTTACTGAATTGCCAGAAAACACGTCAAAACTTGTGAACTTGCTTAATCTTGATGTTAGTGGAAGCGGTTTAAGTGAGATGCCAAGAGATATGGATAAATTAAGAAATCTCCGATTACTACCTTGCTTTATTGTGGGCAAAAAAAGTGGCTCTCTTATAGAGTTAAAAGATATTAATTGTCTTGAAGGAACACTTCACATTTTGAAGTTGCAGAACGTGACCTCTGAGAACGTTGCACATGGTACCCCCTTGATGGACAAGCATTCTATTGAAGAGCTAGTGTTGGAATGGGATGAAAATACTGCTGATCCAGAAAATGCTAGAAAGGTGCTTGCAGGGCTAAAACCTAGTTGTAGTTTGAAGAGGCTTACCATTAACTTTTACTGTAGTCCAAAATTTCCATCGTGGTTAGATGGTAAGAACATATTCAACGACATGGTTTTCCTACGTCTTAGCAATTGCAATAGTTGCTCAACCTTGCCATCACTCGggaaactacaaaaacttagaGTCCTCATTATTGAATGCATGGATGCAGTGGAGGAGGTGGGTCCTGATTTCAATACTGAGCCACCTACGTGGATGCATAGGGGGTTTAGGTATTTGGAGAGGCTAACATTTGAGGGGATGTCAAAATGGACAAAGTGGGTTCCATCAAATGTGCTCCCTTGCCTGCAACAGCTTTGTATACGGAGATGCCCCAAGCTGAGGGGGAACTTGCCCAAAGAACTTCCTTCAGTAGAAAGAATTGAGATTTCTGAATCTCAGGAGCTTGTGACTGCACTTACAACAGAGGCATCATTGAACAATTTACATTATCGTGAAAAGATTGTGTTCGTAAGTGACGATAAAGTGACTTCTTTTACATCTGAAGGTGCCACAGGATCATCATCGCCCATGATTGAAGGTATATTGTTTGTAACAAGttttgttggttaattaattggtCATAATTTTATTCATCAAATGGCTTTGATTAgtaataggtttttttttttttccctgaataaaaagtaatatttattaggatacacacgaaaatagtaatactatTGTTTTAAACTggatttataatatattatataatcagagtacaactacaaaatgaCTTAACATTTGTAGTTGTAAACTAAAGTTATGCAAAATAAGGGTTTGACTTACCTTCAGTAACTTTTTTAACTATATTTGATTTAATGTATTTACTAGTTTGTAACTTCATGTATATACATGAAATACatttacatatttatgtaactaaatgcatatatatataattttttatatttatgcaaaaatataaaatatctacttagaaaataaatataagtttatttgaaacaaatgaaaaaaaaaaatcatttaaattgttatctatgaaatttaaaatttttaacttgtCCAACCATTAattgtatataataatattataaaaaaaataattgtatataATAATGAttctataaggaaaaaaatattgatagcaaatgttattaatttttggttGTGCTAAAATTTAGTTTACGTTAATCTACCTCTagagtataaaaatatatatattgactttattgctttgatttattttgtattttagacattttaaaattgtttgttttattttggttttttgagctttaattttaattaaattggtATATCAATCCCAATTGTGGATATTGTAATCACATAATGAAAATGGACTTAAGGAGAGCAAAATTATTGCAATTGCATAGCCAAAAAGAACATAACTGTCGGCACTGCTAAAGAGAATTcatactacaatatttttcttgcgtctttttttcaaggaaaaataaaaataaaaatatttttatgtaataagttgaaaaagttacaaatttgaatgattagttttctttttgaataggtttttttgttaaataatttgttcactcattgttgtttgtttttgttcggattatttttgttgttttttgggcttttctgtTGTTCttatttgggcttttttgttaaggattatgtttAAGGGGCTAGAATTATTTTTGGATTATGTTAAGGATTATATtatctacaacattttaaaaacaaatcttacacaaaaatttgttattaataggttaaaaagtgatgtcaatatTGGGcctaaattagtattagtaaccaatttatttgttatgaaattattataaaaatgttatgaacgtagcattacttttatttttattgaacctAAATTCTTGTAATTCTTAAGTCAGGGTGGTCAATATTTTCATTAGAGTGGTCAAAATAGGTTATTTtagtgtgtgtctatatatatatatatatatatatatacacacattttttGGCAAGTTAGGGTAAACCTGTGACCACCCTAAGTTACAAGTGGAGCCACCCCTGCACGAAATCCTCATTCCCGATGGTTGAGGGTGTTGTAGATACCTCATTTCCCATGACTCAAGttgtattatttttaacatGTAGTTTTGTTGGTTAGTTAAATGGGATGAACCGGTACTactcttcataaaaaaaagaaaaaaaaaatagttctaTCAGATATATTGTAAGAATTAGATCAAATTAGTACCTTTCGTTAGAATTGATAATCTCTATGACTTGAATCATTAGTATTCGCTTAATTATTGTTTGTGTCTAATATTTTGGCAAAGTTGCAAAGACAATAAAAGAACCTAAAAAAACAGAAGGAATGGGAGTAAGGGAGGAAGAAATATGTTTAGAAATAGCAACATCTTTGGAAACAAAAGGAACTAaacatgaacaattttttttttttggataggtattAACATAAggaatttatagaaaaaaatacttatctttttctttcttcagatGAAAAATCTCCATTTCCCTTGACTCAAGGAGCGCCAGAGTCCTTATTGCCCCCGGCTGATGGTGTCGTAGATACCTCAGTGCCAATTACCAAaggtaatttatttttaacaagtaattttgttggttaattaatttgtcACATTTGATTTTCATGAAATGGGTTGGACTGGTACTACTTTggatacaacaaaaaaatattaggttTATTGTAGACAGTAGATCTAATAAGTAACATTTCTTAGAATTAATAATTTCCCTGGCTTGAATCTTTagttttctcttatttattgCTTGTGTTGACTACGTAGGCAAACTTGTTAAGACACAAACAAACCTTAGAAATAGAAggattgggggggggggggggggggtggacgGTAGGGAGGGAGTGAGGAAGAAACAACTACTTTAGAAATAGCAACTTCAGGAACAAAAGGAATTCATCGAAAAAGAAccctcttgtttttttttttttttttttgggtgaaatttcCTCATTGCCCTCGACTCTAGGCGCCGTAGAATCATCACTGCTGCTCCTAACTGATGGTATAACACAATCCTCTTTGCCAGTGGCTCAAGGTATCTGTAAATACTTGCTTACCTTTATGACCATGACTTAGTATATTATatgttacaaaaaattttattggttAGTTAATTTGTTAAATCCTTTTTTCATGAAATGGGTTGGACTGGTTATACTTTTGataacacaaaataattttgttagatttattGCACATACTATATCTAATAAGTACCTTCGTAagaattgagaaattttgtgGTTTGAATCTTTAGCATTCTATTACATGTTACTTGTGTGTGCTAATTAATATTTTGGCAAAGTTAGTCAGAAAGTGAAAGAAACTTTATTGGCGTAGGACAAGGGGAGCAAAGTAAAATCATATTTAGGAATGCTTGTGCAGCTTCAAGTTTGAGGAATTAGGGCTAGTGTTTAGTGGGAAAAAGTTTGGAAAATAATAAGGGATAATTGGATTTTTAATGGATAGAAGGAATATCGGGGTTCGAGTATGAAACAAAGGAGAAAACCCAAGATTTGGGATGCTGTTCTGAAGCTGTGAATTGTAACCTAGGATGCTCGAACACAAACACGGGTAAAGATACGGGTAGGGATACGACACAGCGACATgagtaatttttgaaaaattataatatgaaatagTATGCATGATACCGGTATGACACGGGTACGACACCCCAAATGAAGTGTCCATGCATCCTAGACTGTAACCCATGAATAGTGACAGGGCTGTTTGGGTGTAATTTGGGGTTATTTGATGGATGGGTTTTGAAGTTTTGGGAAGAGATAAGAGAAACTTATGAGGTCCGTAGTTGTCTCtgattttttgagtttttttgttacAAGAAGCTGATTCTCTCTTGGCAAAATTTAGGGATGATGCACACATAAGCTCTCTGTTTTCTTAAGCTTTtgattgggggggggggggtatgtAGCTTCTTCATTGAGTCCAAATCTTTTCAATTAGTAGTAGAGGAAGGGGGTTGTTATTTCTTGTTAAGGATTTTTGAGAGGGGCAAATTCTGTATGAGATCAGTTTTTATGGGCAAGAATTCAGCACAATGGCTGATGTTTAACATTGAACATCTTGTTGTTGGGGAGAGTTCCAaatagttttttacttttagagAAGGTGACACTACATTTACTCTCCAAAGGAGTTCCAACTCTTATGGTCAGTTCTTGCTGTTGACTGAACTCAAAGCTGGTGGGTCTAGGAGGTCACTTATTATACTGGAAGGCAAAGAGAGATTTGGTTGGAGGGCTTTTGGCCTGGAACTTAGAAAATTGCTGAATCCTTCTTAATATGTAGTGGGTGGAGAAGGTCTTCCTAAGTTCATTCCTCAGGTGCGGAGGTTTAACTTGGAGGCTCAAAATTCTAGAACTTTTATTGAAGTTGTGCAAGGCTTTCACGGTAGAACAGAGGATAGAATGCAGTCAAAGAAACTAGGATTCATAGccaaggggaaaaaaacacaGTTAGGAGAGGAGAAGATGGGGATGAATCTAAGACTCACAGGTGCAAAAATAGGGGAATGGTGGGTAAGTCTGATAAGTTGGAGGTGGTGGGAAGGGTGAGGAGGGAGCAAAGCATTAATGAGGTGGTAGAGGTAGGTGAGCAAAATTTGGCAGACGCTATGATACGTTTCCCAAGTTTGAATTTGAATGCTAAAGCTTATGGAAAGGGGAAGAGGAGTGATTTTAGGAGATCTTACTGGACAGGGAGAGGTCTTGTCGTGGAAGTTGATGTGATAGGGAGGAGGCGGGTTTCTTGGGTTAGAAAGAAAGGAGGAGATATGAAGATTAAAGGGGATTCACGGGCAGTGAAATGGGATTGCAAAAAGGATGCATCAAAGGCCCTTTTATGGGTTCCAAGGGGAACTAACCAGGCTGTTGTAAAGCCTGTTATGGGCCTAGGAACAGGCCCAGTGTTGACCGACACAAGTGTGGGCCACTTTAACTCAGTTTTTTCAGGCCCAAGTACATTTGAAGTGGGCGAGAGCTCTCTGGCTAGAGAAGGAATATCAGCCCAGGCTCAGCTGACTTTGGCGCACCCCATGTTCTATCCCCAGTCATTCGATCTTGAGCCAGAAGTGCCGGACCAGTGCGCAAAGCTTCTGGTGGAGGCCGACGGCCCTTTCTCCGCCGGAACAAGCTCCGACAAGCCCAGGTTGCCTCTGGGTAAGGCCGATGGCCTCTACTCTGTCGGAACTAGCTTTGTTGGACCTTCGTTACCACCGAGTAAGGTTGCCGGCCCCTTCTCCGTCGGAAATAGCCTCGATGAACCCATGGAGTCACCGGGTAAGTCAGTTAAGGTGTTTTTGTGGTCATCGGTTGAAAGTTTTTTAGCGGATTTCTTTTTGAGCTTATCTCGAGCTGGGCTTGTGGTTTTGGGTGACAAGGATGGGGTTAAAGGTGGTTGGGTCAGTTGTGCCAACATTAGGCCGGAAGCTGTCCTTGATCTTGAGCAATCCAGTTTAACAGTGTTACCCACGAAGGCACTGTGTGGTGTCCTTGGGGTGAGTGCTTTGGCGGAGGAAGGATTGAACAGTATGGGTTTGGGCGGAGAGGATAGTTTTTCTATGCCTCTGTTGTCAATCACTCCCTTTGGGTTACCTTCGTCAACCGACTTGAATTGTGGTAATGAGACAGTGGAGTGTGTGAATATGTTGGATGTTTCTAGATGAGTGAAGAACAGACTTCCTAGTTTTAGTAAACTGGTGGGGCTGCCTTTGAGCCGACATGAGGAGCTATGTATTGCCTTGTTAAAAAAGATTGAGAGGGAGATGGAGGCTGCCAAAGTGTTAAACAGGAAAGTTCCAATCTCTAGAAAAGTTGTCCTCTATAaggataaagggaagagagagctGAGGAATTTGCAATCTTCGGTTAATTATGTTGGTAGGTAGTGTGTTGGCTGCTGAGCTAATTTATCAGTTGAGGGTTTCTTGTctttatgaatttaaaaattctttCTTGGAATGTTAAGGGGCTGAATGACTGTCGGAAACGTTCGATAGTGAAAAATTTATTGCGTGAGTGGAAGTGTGATGTAATCTGCCTTCAGGAAACTAAGCTTACTGGCCTGGACAGACAGATGGTTGGCAACCTGTGGAGTTGTCCTTTTGTGGATTGGGTGGCTTTGGATGCTATCTAGACAGCCGGTAGGGTGTTGATGATGTGGGATAGTAAGGTTTTAGAGAGGTTGGAGTTTTTGGTGGGTTCTTTTTCTGTGTCTGTTAGGTGGCAAGGGGTGGGGGACGGATTAAGTTGGGCGTGTTCTGGGGTCTATGGCCCAGTTGATAACAATGCGAGGGGCTAATGTGGGTCGAGTTGGTTGGTGTTCAACAGTACTGGAACGTCCCTTGGTGCTGCATCGGGGATTTTAATATTGTTCGTTTCCCTAGTGAAGGGTTGGGTAATTCTCGTCTTACTCCGGCAATGGAACTTTTTTCGGAGTTCATTGAGGATCTTAATTTGATAGACTTGCCTTTGGAGGGAGGGCGCTATACTTGGTCTAGCGGATCAGACCAGCCTTCGATGTCTAGGATAGACAGAGTTTTGGTGTCTCCTGATTGGGAGGAGCGTTATCCGGATGTGATCCAACGGATTTTACCTCGCCCTATTTCAGACCATTTCCCTATTCTAGTGGAGGCTGGGGGAATGGCGAGAGGGAAAAGCCTGTTTaggtttgagaatatgtggttaAAGACGGATGGGTTTACTGATAGAGTGCATTCTTGGTGGAATCGACATTCGTTCTCTGGCACTCCTAGTTTTGTATTTGCCAAAAAGCTGAAGGCTTTGAAAGAAGATATCGTTCAGTGGAATCGTTTGGGGTTTGGTCACGTCGGACACAAAAAGACTCAATTATTAGAGGCTTTGAAATTATTAGATGCCAAGGAAGGGGAGTTTGGCCTCTCTGATGTAGAGTCTTGCGAGAGAGCTGTGGTGAGATCTGAAGTAGAGAATCTTCTCTCCTTGGAAGAAATCTCATGGAGACAGAAATCTAGGATGTTATGGATAAAGGAAGGagataataatactaaattctTCCATAAGGTGGCTAATTCCCGTAGAAGGTTTAATCATCTGAGTACTTTGGAGGTGGATGGGGTGATTTATGAGGAGGAATTTGAGGTGGCTACTTAGgtagtaaaattttataaaaatttgtatcaGGAGACAGAGGAGTGGAGGCCTTTTGTGGATGGTTTGGAGTTTGATTAGATAGATGGGTCGGAGA includes the following:
- the LOC115984611 gene encoding putative disease resistance RPP13-like protein 1: MDYSWNLVKGDIERLESLFSSLSGIFGEQKIVKLQGCKVQMFPLSRLLEIYGEQEEFLFEFLEEQIIYYEWLKKSVESEKLLKTLAEMVDNFEKRYKVDDKEKQDEGGALDDEEKQHERSVLEVKKHERIMLELWLEELQEAVFNTEDLVDKIHTEALRHKLDGQLSEKMEDIRRCIESYVKAGDVLGLAGRTYKIEQLESQKQPLDPTDYIYFVDESDPTDYICFVDDSEVFGMDCDKEEIIKLLLSDDANDKQLPVISIVGNGRIGKTTLARLVYNEQRLSHHFDGKAWVDVPDDFNWVIKSILKFLTWQYKDLKEKYNDPDKLELDQLGFELQNYLKGKRFLLVLDGAKRIPSSKGWEALRSAFKFAANGSRIIVTTRNKVIASTKYAVRTYYMEPLSEEKCWLIFAKFAFGDQNPTSDTQLEVIGKEIVQMCHGLSSSVRILGYLLRFKLQQEEWEAILKRLKPSSDSRENVHVVPNFRLLEDLKRCLAYCSIFPPDYEFEMEKLVLLCMAEGFLKPRSIWKTVKEVSNIIELEPFFQKSSRNESSFRMCMNNLAAYVSTRYCFRLEDNHPSEMPLNTRYLSLVGGKYENSVIFEAIDRAKRLRTFLPLDHESRHLRATELQNLLSKLQFLRVLSLSHYHITEIPDSIGNLEHLRYIDLSHTPIKRLPESVCELYNLQSLILSNCHSLTELPENTSKLVNLLNLDVSGSGLSEMPRDMDKLRNLRLLPCFIVGKKSGSLIELKDINCLEGTLHILKLQNVTSENVAHGTPLMDKHSIEELVLEWDENTADPENARKVLAGLKPSCSLKRLTINFYCSPKFPSWLDGKNIFNDMVFLRLSNCNSCSTLPSLGKLQKLRVLIIECMDAVEEVGPDFNTEPPTWMHRGFSFVYGDAPS